One window of the Paraburkholderia sp. PGU19 genome contains the following:
- the gspE gene encoding type II secretion system ATPase GspE, whose translation MSTPHAPGSAPPDSAATGGAHREPPSALAARLVPYGFAKSGQILVAHQHADSMEVWISERTTQAALAEVARNFGAVSVVRLEADELSQAINQAYSRQDGSAAQVVGEVEGEVDLSRLMQDIPEVEDLLESEDDAPIIRMINALLTQAAREQASDIHIEPFENASVVRFRVDGTLRDVVRPKKALHGALISRIKIMAQLDIAEKRLPQDGRITLRVGGRPVDVRVSTLPTGHGERAVLRLLEKDAQRLNLEALGMASDTLGQFDKLISRPHGIVLVTGPTGSGKTTTLYASMSRLETATTNIMTVEDPIEYDLSGIGQTQVNERIGMTFARALRSILRQDPDIIMIGEIRDLETAQIAVQASLTGHLVLATLHTNDAASAVTRLTDMGVEPYLLASSLLGVLAQRLVRRLCPVCKVEREEEGGRKFWHPVGCDKCGHSGYAGRRGVYELLNVDESIRSLIHRNASDAEILDTGRKQGMRTLREDGDRWLASGLTSLEEVIRVTGGV comes from the coding sequence CGGGCGGAGCGCATCGCGAGCCGCCCTCTGCGCTAGCCGCGCGACTCGTGCCGTATGGCTTCGCGAAGAGCGGTCAGATTCTCGTGGCGCATCAGCACGCCGATTCCATGGAAGTGTGGATCAGCGAACGCACGACCCAGGCCGCGCTTGCGGAAGTCGCGCGCAATTTCGGCGCGGTGTCGGTGGTGCGCCTCGAAGCGGATGAACTCTCGCAGGCGATCAATCAGGCGTATTCGCGCCAGGACGGCAGCGCTGCGCAGGTAGTCGGCGAGGTGGAAGGCGAAGTCGATCTGTCGCGTCTGATGCAGGACATTCCCGAAGTGGAAGACCTGCTGGAATCCGAAGACGACGCGCCGATCATCCGCATGATCAACGCGTTGCTCACGCAGGCGGCGCGCGAACAGGCTTCGGATATTCATATCGAGCCGTTCGAGAATGCGTCGGTGGTGCGCTTTCGCGTCGACGGCACGCTGCGCGACGTGGTGCGTCCGAAGAAAGCGCTGCACGGCGCGCTGATTTCGCGGATCAAGATCATGGCGCAACTCGACATCGCCGAGAAGCGTCTGCCACAGGATGGTCGCATTACGTTGCGCGTCGGCGGGAGGCCCGTCGACGTGCGCGTATCGACTTTGCCGACGGGCCACGGCGAGCGCGCTGTGCTGCGTCTGCTGGAAAAAGACGCGCAGCGTTTGAACCTCGAAGCGCTCGGCATGGCGTCCGATACGCTCGGCCAGTTCGACAAGCTGATTTCGCGTCCACACGGCATCGTGCTCGTGACGGGTCCAACAGGTTCGGGCAAGACGACCACGCTGTACGCGTCGATGTCGCGGCTCGAAACGGCGACGACGAACATCATGACCGTCGAAGACCCGATCGAATACGATCTGTCCGGCATCGGCCAGACGCAGGTCAACGAGCGGATCGGCATGACGTTCGCCCGCGCGCTGCGTTCCATTCTGCGTCAGGACCCGGACATCATCATGATTGGTGAAATACGCGATCTCGAAACGGCGCAGATCGCCGTGCAGGCATCGCTGACGGGCCACCTCGTACTCGCCACATTGCACACCAACGACGCCGCGTCCGCGGTCACGCGTCTGACGGATATGGGCGTCGAGCCGTATCTGCTCGCGTCGTCGCTGCTCGGCGTGCTGGCGCAGCGTCTCGTGCGGCGTCTGTGTCCCGTGTGCAAGGTGGAGCGCGAAGAAGAAGGCGGTCGCAAGTTCTGGCATCCCGTCGGCTGCGACAAGTGCGGACATTCGGGCTATGCGGGACGGCGCGGCGTGTACGAACTGCTGAACGTCGACGAATCGATCCGCTCGCTGATTCACCGCAACGCCTCCGATGCCGAGATTCTCGACACTGGCCGCAAGCAAGGCATGCGCACGTTGCGCGAGGACGGCGACCGCTGGCTCGCATCGGGCCTGACGTCGCTCGAAGAAGTGATACGCGTGACGGGCGGGGTCTAA